A stretch of Saccharomyces eubayanus strain FM1318 chromosome III, whole genome shotgun sequence DNA encodes these proteins:
- the CDC10 gene encoding septin CDC10 has product MDTLSSVQPASYVGFDTITNQIEHRLLKKGFQFNIMVVGQSGLGKSTLINTLFASHLIDSATGVDISALPVSKTTEMKISTHTLVEDRVHLNINVIDTPGFGDFIDNSKAWEPIVKYIKEQHSQYLRKELTAQRERFIVDTRVHAILYFLQPNGKELSRLDVEALKRLTEIANVIPVIGKSDTLTLDERAEFRELIQNEFEKYNFRIYPYDSEELTDEELELNRSVRSIIPFAVVGSENEIEINGETFRGRKTRWSAINVEDINQCDFVYLREFLIRTHLQDLIETTSYIHYEGFRARQLIALKENANSRSSAHMSSNAVQR; this is encoded by the coding sequence ATGGATACTTTGAGCTCAGTACAGCCTGCTTCCTATGTTGGTTTTGATACCATCACTAATCAGATCGAACATCGTCTGTTGAAGAAAGGTTTCCAATTCAATATAATGGTGGTTGGACAATCCGGTTTAGGTAAAAGTACTTTGATCAATACGTTATTTGCTTCACATTTGATTGATTCCGCCACTGGTGTTGATATCTCCGCTCTACCTGTCTCAAAGACCActgaaatgaaaatttccaCTCATACTCTTGTAGAGGATCGTGTTCATTTAAACATTAACGTTATAGATACGCCTGGATTTGGTGACTTTATTGACAACTCTAAAGCTTGGGAACCTATTGTGAAGTACATCAAAGAACAACATTCTCAGTATTTACGTAAAGAATTAACAGCCCAACGTGAGAGATTTATCGTTGATACACGAGTCCATGctattctttattttttacaaCCTAACGGAAAGGAATTAAGTCGCCTTGATGTCgaagctttgaaaagacTGACAGAAATAGCAAATGTTATACCTGTTATTGGTAAATCAGATACATTAACTTTAGATGAAAGGGCAGAGTTTAGAGAACTCATTCAAAATGAGTTTGAGAAATATAATTTTAGAATTTATCCTTATGATTCAGAGGAACTTACTGACGAAGAATTGGAACTAAACAGAAGTGTCAGATCTATAATCCcatttgctgttgttggtTCTGAAAACGAAATTGAAATAAATGGTGAAACTTttagaggaagaaaaacccGTTGGAGTGCAATTAATGTCGAAGACATCAATCAATGTGATTTTGTGTATTTGAGAGAGTTCTTGATCCGTACTCATCTACAAGATTTGATTGAAACAACTTCTTACATACATTATGAAGGGTTCAGGGCAAGACAATTAATtgctttgaaagaaaacgcCAATAGCCGTTCCTCAGCCCACATGTCCAGTAACGCCGTTCAACGTTAA